In Brassica napus cultivar Da-Ae chromosome A3, Da-Ae, whole genome shotgun sequence, the sequence cctggaaatatgcctgatgggtatggtgtatctcacaattggcataagaagagtatattttgggagctaccgtattggaaggatcttctcttacgccacaatctggatgtcatgcatatcgagaagaacttttttgagaacatcatgaatacattacttaacgtccctgggaagacaaaagataacaaaaagtcaaggatggacttacctgatatttgctcaagaagtgagttacatatcaagagcaatggaaacgttcctgttcccatcttccggttgtcatcagcagcgaaaacaaccttgtttgactgggttgcatcggaagttaagtttcctgatggttatgtttcaaatatgtcAAGATGtattgaacgaggtcaaaagttctccggaatgaaaagtcatgattgtcatgtgtttatgcaacgactgcttccatttgcttttgccgagctccttccagcaaatgtccacgAAGCacttgtaatgatagtgatgagaacgaaaacgatttagagtgatgtaatatatgtatcaaatgttggatttctctattgtaacattttctaaaagaaaGAGTAAGAAGTAGTATGATataagatatgatgttagatgatatgtcactttggggtttagggatttcattctcggtgtttagggttaagcgtcgtaatttcgtcgtaaatggaaaaacgcggacctggtaatttcgtcgtaactcgaaaaacacgggcctggtaatttcgtcgtaaattaaaaaacacgggcctggtaaattcgtcgtaaatggaaaaacgcgggcctggtaatttcgtcgtaaatttacgtcgattttacgacgaatcctaatctatataagGGGACGCCGAGAGCGAGGCTGCCTCGCTCATTCCTCCCAAATTCCTTTGCTCTCTCTAAggtaaactctctcttctctctctcttttttttttttttaaattagtttaggtgattagttaggtaacggaattagtttaggtgattagttaggtaattagtttaggtgattagttaggtaacggaataatatttttattatgtcgtaactgataaaatttattttaattttttttagatggctcctagaagaaAATCCAGAGCACCTAGTTATAGAGATTTGTTTGGCgacgatggttccggtacatcttcttccggtccatcgtcttctggTCCATCATCCTCCAccgcagttccagactctcagccttctcagagagttgcttggagtcctcctccaccgcagatgcctccaccgcaAATGCCTCCACCGcatatgcctccacctcctcctccagcggctgcacctgagcctgtcccagaaggtgcagttcatccggatttgcgtgtgccttcatatgccccattcgcgagatatacggtagaggatttgcttgcccagcccggacgagagggtttggatgttctagaccccgatagaccccgaggaacttattggtaagttattaatttttattacataaaaatttaaaatatttttattttctaacggttaaattgttttcctttcaggtttggggctaataACCGTGTTGGCCGGAGCGTTT encodes:
- the LOC125607073 gene encoding classical arabinogalactan protein 9-like yields the protein MAPRRKSRAPSYRDLFGDDGSGTSSSGPSSSGPSSSTAVPDSQPSQRVAWSPPPPQMPPPQMPPPHMPPPPPPAAAPEPVPEGAVHPDLRVPSYAPFARYTVEDLLAQPGREGLDVLDPDRPRGTYW